A window of Oryza glaberrima chromosome 2, OglaRS2, whole genome shotgun sequence genomic DNA:
CCGGTCTCGCCGTTGCCGGTCGATTCGTCGGAGGCGGAAGCGGAGCCGGATTCGCCGGAGGCAGAGACGGAGAAGCTGTGACCGGAATGGCCGGTGTCACGGTCGGAATAAAGGTATTCACTTGACTCGCGATACAAATGTAGGGAGATATTAAATGGCGATGATTTGATAATTTTTCATGCAATTTTAGATTTCAAATACTACATGATtttacatgtcctccaaataaAATGAAGCGATCATGAGAATTTGATCGTATTGATAAAACAGTTTCCACGATGATCACATTGCTTAGAATTGAGTCATTTGCAGGAATATCTTATTTATTCCTCAATCCTGATGGTGGATAATCCACCGTCGCAGTGAAATTTGTTGGAATCGACCGATCAACTAAGCTCATCTTCACTCTTTGCTCGTCTCTGGACTCTGGTAGCTGATCTAAGAACGTATACAATCAACATGTATCGCAGCGACAAATGATCATCGTTTCAGCACTAGCAGGTTAGGCAGAGCAGCCACAAATTTCAAGACAACGTTGTTTTACGCTGTAGGACTCCATGCTAATGCCAGTGCTCAATGCTGATACCCGGTCACATTATTTGTCCCCATTCTGAGCGAACACGGTGAAATCATGTATTGCTGCTGTCTGTGTTGATGTTGAGGGAAGTTATCTGTGGATCACGAAATGCAGCTGCTAGTAACAGAAATATCTCCTAGATAGCATTGTTGGCCTGCTGGGGTAATGACTTCCAACTGATGAATGTACAAATGGCATGTAAAATGACGGCAAACTAGCCCTCGTGCTCTCTACCAGGAAAAGAGAGTTGTCTCTTCCTACTTCCCATGGGATTGTCTTGTGCTGCATAGCTATCCAGGCGGTCTCAACTCTTCTGCTTGCTATAGGACCAGATGAGTTCTTTCTTTTTGCCAACCAAATTCAGGACGAGTTGGGCTGTTGGAGTTTGGCCGGAGCAAAGCACGTTACGAGATTGTTGCCATGAGGTGCAAGGTGGTCTAACGTGCAAGCATGTTTGCAATCAGCAACGtacaatttttcatttttttttcttcagcttTTGATGTGTGCTTAATCTCCTTCTATTAATATAATGCCAAGCAACCTGTTTggcccttgaaaaaaaaaaacacactgacGAGACCACGACTCAATAACCATCCCTGGTAGTTAGAAACTCGACTTGCTTTGCTGGTAAAAGGAGCATTCAACATAAAAAAGACAACCATTTATTATTGCCATTCAAATACTTCTTATCTTGATTTTGAAACATCAGTTGCATCaccaaacataaataaaaacaCAATATTTGGTTTTCCCGGGCTTCACCGTGGTGAAAGAAATAACTTGGCCCATGTTAGCAATCCCGAGCAACGTTTTGGCCGATCGAGCAAGTTGCCATGGCAACGAAGCCATGCATGCAACACAAGATGCAGAGAAAGAAAACCAGACGAAAATAAAGTTGCTAATGCATCTGCATAAGCATGACACACTTGAGGACTTGAACAATTGACCCACGACCTCGATCAATCAATACTGGCGGTGGCGGATCAGCGACATCCCGGAGCCTCGCAGCTTCTCCTCCACGACGTCGTCGAGCCTCCGCGCCATCTCCGGCGACATGTGCTCCTTCCAGTCTCCGACCTCACCCTTCCTGAAGAAGGCCGAGTTCTTGAACGACGACCAGGTAGCCCCGTGCTCGCCGTCTCGATTTGCCTCCACGTTTCTCATCCTTTCCATGCTGACAGCTCCACGATAGTTTCGGGGACGCCACCGGCAAGCTCCTCGCCGGTGAACGGGCAGCCGAGGAAGCCGGCGAGCCGCCTCACGCTCCCCACGCCGTCCTCCTTGAGGCTCTCGTACCGGAGGAACACGACCTCCTCCGGCCGCGCCAGGCTCTCCTTCCAGTACTCGGCGGCGTGGTCCCACATAGGCCCGTACGGCGAGACGCCGTCGCAGAGCAGCTCGAAGGCCTCGTCGAACGGCGTCATGGTGGATCCCTCTGGTTTGATCTCGTCGAGGTAATGCCGGAGCGAGACGAACGCGTCCTTGGGGTCGCGGCACAGGTAGACGACGCGGCACCCGGACGCCTTGACCGACGCGGGCAGGCTCGAGAGCGGCTCGTGCACTGCCAGGATGCGCGGCGACGGCATGGCATCGAGGCGATGGCCTGGCGCGACGCGGCAGCTGCGGCTGATCTCGTAGATGGAGTGCAGGAATGGCACGAGGTCGTGCGGGCTGGAGTGGAGGAGCGGGTGCtgcccggcggccggcgcgtgGCGGCCGCGGTGCACGACGCAGAAGGCGAGCGCCTTGAGCCACGTCGAGCCGGACTTGGGCATGGTGGCGAGGATGACGTCGCTGGGGCGGGCCACGAACGTGTCCCGCGCGGCCAGCGTCGCCGGCATCAGGTGCGCCGG
This region includes:
- the LOC127763454 gene encoding LOW QUALITY PROTEIN: cytosolic sulfotransferase 13-like (The sequence of the model RefSeq protein was modified relative to this genomic sequence to represent the inferred CDS: inserted 1 base in 1 codon) → MATAGVTEHLLSPRAGAGDDMGAGDGEGWCNALAKYEALASSLPSCHGLGSAPYRRYGGFWYPAHLMPATLAARDTFVARPSDVILATMPKSGSTWLKALAFCVVHRGRHAPAAGQHPLLHSSPHDLVPFLHSIYEISRSCRVAPGHRLDAMPSPRILAVHEPLSSLPASVKASGCRVVYLCRDPKDAFVSLRHYLDEIKPEGSTMTPFDEAFELLCDGVSPYGPMWDHAAEYWKESLARPEEVVFLRYESLKEDGVGSVRRLAGFLGCPFTGEELAGGVPETIVELXSMERMRNVEANRDGEHGATWSSFKNSAFFRKGEVGDWKEHMSPEMARRLDDVVEEKLRGSGMSLIRHRQY